In the genome of Dermatophagoides farinae isolate YC_2012a chromosome 4, ASM2471394v1, whole genome shotgun sequence, the window tagacaaaatggaaaatctCGAACATTAAAAAAACCGAATGAGGATGATTCGATtactaataataagaaaagtAAGTGTCCATTTCTGTTATTTTCACAGATAACGTAAATCATTGGGATTGTTCCGTATcctatttgtgtgtgtgtgtgttgtttgtttgagttgtaaattcagatttttcaaaaaaataagaaaatatCTTCTCACTTCATTAAAACTAGATTTAATTGTTGTATATACACTACATTTCTATctttctatctatctatctctcTGTCTATCTATCTCTATCCATTATATCCAGATGCAGTTTCTGGTAATAGAAAATCGAATTATGGTAAACATCATACGTCACAtggtggatcatcatcaatcgattcatgTATCGATAGTAATAATCGCCGTCATCAGATGGTTGCAGCAAAAtccgatgatgacgacgatgaggacgacgataatgatgatgatgaaaattatatcaataataatgataatgatgatgatgttgaaataaaaatgtcgattaatgataatcatcatcgaaatttaggcaatgaatatcatcacgaagatgatgatgctggtgatggcgatgaagaaaaatcgaatatAAAATATTTGGATGATGTACATATACGTCGTACTGTTGCAGCACAACGTAAATTTgccatcaattcaattgtttataAATTATCCAATCAAaagctatcatcatcaccaccgaatgaaatgaatcgaatgaatgaaaatatcaacaaaGAACAACAGcttaaaaaatttgaattatttccaaacaaattgatcaattcgaatgattttgttACCTGGATGTGTCATgcagatgttgatgatctaTTTCGTtgtaatcatttgattgaatttccaCGTACATATCGTTATCGTGATATTTATCCACAGGATTATGCAATGGGAAAATATCATGATATCAATgatagtaatgatgatgatgatgatgatgacgaagaaCAAACCGATtcagatgaagatgaagtaGATGATTCGTTATCATCTAATAccgattctgatgatgaagaagatgatgataatgatggtaaaaaCGATGAggaaatcgatgatgatgaagacgaAGTTGTATTCgaagaatcaaaaacaaacaaaacaacatcattacGAAATAATCGTCATTGTTCAACACCTAATAAATCTTCTAAGAAAACCACTACCCATTGTCGAATGACTCGATTTGGATCAagacaaaataataataataataataatgtttccACCATTAATAAAgcaaatcgattgaatcgtCGTGCAAAACCTACAgcaattgttgattatctATCGGAAGATTcttcattatattcaaataataatcaagaaaaagaagaagaaaacaatgatgatgatgatgatgatgatgatgattttaacaAACCAATCATCTTGGAACCTCGTATAACAcgttcgaataaaaaaaaagatccaaTGGAACTAGATAATGaaagaatgaagaaaaatacaaaatcacCGAAACGTTCACGTAAAAATACTGAAGAGATTAGAGAACGTGCCCTACAATATTATACTGATCTAAGATATCGTATGAAAGATATTGAACATaaatatcaacaattaaGATATCAACGTTGtgatcgtaataataatccaaatatgatgatcaatccacaaccatcatcatcaacatcgtcattatcattgaataataataacaacaataaacaaactaTAAAACGTCTACAATGTACATcggtttcattttcttcaacatcatcatcatcatcatcgtcatcaagttcatcatcaattgatgattccgatgatattgatgaacaGAAACCAAGAATTTCACAACACAGACAAcgtagatcatcatcaacagctgAAGATAATGCAGCGGcaacaatgaattcattgagACGTATAAAAACATTACGAAAAGCAGTTATGCGAAAGATtaaaaaagatgataatgtaaAACATAAAGATGGACAACATGTACAACAGCAAcggaaacaaacaaaacgttCGTTTATGAtaccaattcatcatcaatctgaAACACTTTCATCGGATATACAGCAAAATACATCATTCGATATACGAACACGAGCATCAATGCGTCGTACACGGCAAAGTAAATCACAACATAGAAATCGttcgaaaaataattttctctATCAACAATATGATGGTAATCATAATGAACATAGCTATAGCAACCAtagcagtagtagtaatattaataataataatccacaATCCAATGCTATCGATTCATGGAATTCATCTGCTAAAAAAACCATAGATAATGATAGTTCCAAAATTTCAGCTTCAAATAATTCCATTTCCACCTGATTCGAATCAgacattcaaatttattaaaaatctTACTgcctattattattattattatataaacatTCTAATCATACtctttcttttattttcctTTCTCTTTCCCatttatgaatttcaaaGTTCATTTATGAATAACGATGATCTAAGacgttaaaaaaaaaattttaaatttgcCGATATGTTCTggatttgttttattttggaaaaaattttgttattcatttttctattaCGTGTttaaaatgtgtgtgtgtgtgtgttttttcaattaaatctagaaagaaataaaatgaatttgactttaaaaaaaagactaaaataaatttattattattaattattctATGTTCGATTGATTTAGCTCGTCGATGTAAACGTAGCCGTTATATACTGACTGTTCGACGACGGCGAAGACGACAACCGCCACCGTTGCCAACGTTACAACAACCATCGCAAGAACAATCAAACACCCTAATAACCGAAGAAAATGGTgttgaatcaataaatggaatggcagaaaataaattatcaactagtcaacaattacaacaattgaaatcatATCTATTATCCGGTATGATATTTatcaaatggaaataatcgaacaacaatagaaaaaattttagccaataagaaaaaacaacgttCAGATGATGAACCGGATTATCGTCGTGCTAttgaaaaacgaatgaatttttatcgCCGTACAATGGTACAATTAGaagcacaacaacaacaaacatcgGGTAATCGTCTAAATGATCTTGATCAacgtttattattacattcaAAAATGGTTGTAAAACTTGGTTTCATACCAATGCCTCAATTTGAAGTGTTTGAAATGCcaacaatattgaaaatggaacATAAGCGGCCATCCataaccgatgatgatgatgataatgataatcataatggtaataattattttgatctcaacaatgatgatcaaaaatggtcaaacgaaaatgtttcaaatggtgatcatcatcatcatcattcaaaaattatcatcaatggtgacaacaacaatgatgataatcatcatatgaattcGATTCATGAAAAATTCGATACAAACGGTGAACATGTACAAACCATtttaatgaaagaaaaatctagatgaaaattattaattttttatttcattttttttacgaaaaaaaaagtattttttatcatattattttgaaattattttaattttcaatcatcattatcaattattatatacTTATAAAGtcatattatttattattattattattatgttgatAAACacgaaatgtttgttttttttttttaaaaaaaggaatgaaatattttaaatgttcaaaatcaaatgtgtTCAAAGTATAGATTATtttgaaagaataaaaaaaaagttttgtttcaattattattgtatattTGATAAAAGACGATCAAATTCTTCTCGACTATATGGTTGTACGGCATCACGTTCCCAAATACGAATACTATgcaatattttattcaataatgaacaaaatttcaaacaatcaGGTTCCGATTGTGATGATATGTAATAtctaataatataaaaaatgaataatcatcagaaatttaatttgttattaaaataaaatatttctaaaaaaaacttacagtTTAGGTTCGATCCGTGTAATCGTACCACCggtaatcaattttttggcATTCGAAACGGCCGGTGGATCAACAATGACCAAtacgaatgaatttgaacGTCTACATAAATGGCGATGTTCAACTTTTAAGAATTCCACTTTTGGATTAATACAATGTTTTAGATTAATTAAACCTAATGGttgatcaacatttttctcttcacCAAAACGATAGTAACGAAGATGTTCACCATGTAGACGAAAATATCGTACATTCCAAAATGAATCCTCCTTTTCTTTAATATCATAAAAACCAGGAAAATGATTCCCATGTGCAACTTTTATGCTAACATTCATGGTTAAATAACTATCGATAATTGGTATGAAGCAATCCGAATCCAATCGATAGAATTTATTTGCATTAGCTTTTACATTTTGCAATGTCAATTTAACGTAACCAATTAATCGGAAATTACTGGCCGGAGCTTTTTGCTGTTGATTGTTACGTTGGATGATTGGTGAATTTTTATACACTGGTGATGTCGATGCCGAACTACTCGAATGCATCAATCTTCGTCGAATAGTTTTAAATGGTGAATTTGCAAATCGATATTTATGGCCACCACATTCTTTCAAAGACAATTCTAATGCAAAAACCTTGACGGTTACTTTGAAATCTTCagataatgaatcaatagCTAGGCCCATATCAAATTCTAGATAGGATTTTGAAAGATTGGCAGCTGTATCTAGCAATTTCGATACAAAAACACTTGGTCCAACACAAACAagacaaatgaaatgaaaaacactGTTCAATTTGCCTTTGGCACGTTcttgaataaattcattcaacaacgGTAGTTTGATGTGATCGATGTACAAGGTACCGGTGCTGATattcttttcaattgttcGTTGCATATAATGATCAGCATttgcaatcatcaattgtaatCGATGTATTTCCGAACGACatgcatcaattttttcatttgaaactaACAATAATCGTTCGGCTTCCACACGGCTATCTGAATTACGTAATTCGGCCATCGATAATGATAGATTTAAAGCCGTGTTTGCTTGACTCAATACACGATCATGTTCATTAATTTCATCTTTTAACGCAATCATTTTGGATTGACAATCAAGGCTAAATTGTTCGCGATCTTCATGTTCAACATCGATATtctgttgaaaatgaatcgcCTGTTTAGTTGCATCACTAAGCTTATCCTTATTCATTTTAGCCATTTGTTGTTCTTCTCGtaattttcgttgttgttcacgATAAAAACTGATGGTCCTTATTTGTGGCGTTATTTCTTCAACATTATCCTCAGTTCCAGATTCAGATGTATCATCGTTTTGTTCATGTTCATAAAGAAATAATCGTTGCGGCTTTTCCGGTGGCAatgatactgatgatgatgttgatgatgaccgatCTTCAGTTATGTCGGAATCTGAAATGGAAAGATGAACTCGTGTCGAGGATCGATGAATCAAATTAGAATCTTGCGAATCGTCATTATCGGCAGTTATTTCTtggaaattatcatcaaaattttcattctcttcATGATCGATGGCTGTAAATGTTAATTCCAttatttcttcttcatccaCATCAACCACATTATCGTCATCTATTTCTTGTTTTGCCGATACTTGTTcttgttcattatcatcattcatatggatttcatcgattgatttaaaaGTTTTACAGACTTCTTGTACAATCTCTGATGATTGATCGAAAATGAGTGAcacttcttcttcatcttctacattttcgatgtttttttctaatttcttaattattttttcatgttcatcatcaccgaatTCGTTTTGTAGATGTTCTTTTATTCGTTTTGGACTTTGATGgtaatcattttcatgttcCGGAAGTgatggttgtggtggtggtggtaatggcCAGGTACCAGGCAAACGTCCAACTTTACGATATTGTTTAGCTTTGGCTTCATTTTCCTCTCGAATAGCCTTTTCAAACAATCGTTTTTTCTCCCGTACAGGTAACAATTCCGGTTCCAATTCTTTAATATGATCATTTTctgtcattttcttttcaaacaattgtttcaaattggCTACGCTTGTTTTAcgtttttcaatgattatcgGTGGTTtagattgattttcaattgacTTTAAATCTTGTTGTTCATATAATAGgctttttgatttgaatagattttcatttttggccGTAAATTTTGGCTGTTCGATTGCAGGTTGAGATTTAGGTGACGCAATTTTGGCCTGAAATTTCAATGGTGAATCTTCTTTATTCGATGTGATTGGATAATACGAATCGGCAATTATCTTCAATCTATCCCGGAGCTCAATTCGTCGTGGCGGTTGAAATTCATCCGCAAAATTCTGTTGTTCTCGCATGATCGTTTTGGGCCGATTTGCTACCATATcgttttcaacattttcaacgtcatcatcatctctaTAGATGGCCGATAATTTATCTAATCGATGACGAAGACGATtatcatttcgttttttattgTCTTCGGGTATagcatcaacatcatcgttatcgtcGTTTAAATCCAACGGTACATAAACattcaataatcgatttattgattttcgaGCTTTATTGATTTCGATAGTTGAATAATTGGCCAACAATtcctcatcattatcatcaacatcaatatcattcTGTTCAACAGATGTttgcttcatcatcattgttgaggAATGAGGACCATCGTGTTCATCAATGTTCATAACTTCGGaatcgattttgtttttgccatcatcattcacttCTTCGGATAATTCAGctaaaattttcttgttctgTTCCATTTTTTGTAAAAGGTTCTATttcgaaattaaaattttcagaattttattcatattagaatcaataaaaataaaattgtaatCGATACTTACTAATGCAAAAGAATCGGACACGGTAAAATTCAACGAATTAtccattttgatttcgaaaacatcaaaaaaaaacgaccgTTGAAATGTGATGCAGTCATACACtgaataaatatatacaCTGAACTGAATTAATAGCCGCCGCCAAATCGAAAAATATTAACggacaaaattcaatatgtTTGGGTAATGGTCACAATAACGCAATATGCGTCATCAAAACGGAGCTCTTAATGAAACATTACATTTCATATCATGCACAATAAAACAGCTTGATCGCATTGTGACTGTATGCCATGCTAGAATTTGATTCAGATTCCTGTCATATAAGACGTTACAGCAAtaattaaatgatttttggATTCggatatttaaatttttggtAAACATTTGACCAATCCAAACCATGATGGATGAATCTTCATCGAAAACAATGggcattgaaaatttgaccgcaatgaatgaaatgatcaaaCGTATCGAAGGTAAAGAAACAACTTTTGATCGAATGAAACGTTTAAAAGTTGCATCATCTAATCGAGCATTTGCCGATTCACAATGTAATGGAACGAATCATCACGAACCGATTGAAACTTTATTGGATAAAGGTACTCATCAACCGGAACGAATACTAGCTGTAACAACGATGGATGAATTGTGTCTTTTCATCTGTTATTTGGTTCGATATACGAATGGTCAACTTGAATTGGTACCGAATAAAATTGTCCATCGTCATTGTCCACAGATGGTGATCGATTTTCTCGAATCAAATCTAATATTTTCCAATAAGAGTAATTCTAATTTACCTGCTAATCTATTCAGAGGTATAGAATTCAAAGAATTTAACGATAATAGAACTAAAGATTCAAAAGCTGCTCAAAACGACGATTACTTGgaagatgataatttttacatgtttgatgaattatcaaaatgtttCAACATGAACAATTTAAAGGATATAATTAAACCGGGGCCAAGTAGTAGTCGGAAACAATCCGAAACAAGTGGAATCAATTTTACCAAACTGGATACCGGTTCTGATATTTCAACATCACAGATTCATAAGTTAAGCATTCCTGATAACATATCTAAATCTATCGGAACCTCAAAAAGTATGATCATTGATAAACCACTTGAAATGATAGATATAAACAATGGAGAAGATTCCCGGACAAGAAGAAATCAGTCTATTAGAAAGACAAGAACTTGAATTTGTTAACAGCATATTTGATCAAGAAACCATTGAAGAATTAGAAGAGAATATgatggatgaaaatgatgatgatgacgatgatgatgatgagtctGTGTCGATAAATGAACATTCTTATAATCAAGAACGAGAACCACGAACACCTGGTTTAAATGATATAAATGAAACACTTTTATTGTCATATCATCGTGATTCACAAGAGGATGATGAATCACTAGAATTATCATCCATATCACCAGACATTATGgatgaattattaaaatcgaatgataataaataaaaaatgaatgaagagtCAATCAAGCGATAATATCATCGATTATAATCATGAGAAATCTTAATcagaaatttgattttaattttaaattttctaaaataatcattattattattattattattactagaCTAGCTCAATGTTTGTTCTTGttttaaatataataaatattctTTTCTTAATAATTGCCAGAAAAATATGGATAAAACTGTATGTGGTCCTAATCGTAAAAATGAGGCGCCAAATCCTTTATAAAATCCTAGAATACCTTCGGTACggaaaattttaatcatacAATCCGGTATACCACGATATAATTGACCGCGGCCAGTTTTTGGATCAACTGGTTGATTATAAAGTCGTGTGGATACAACATCGAATGGTGTCATTGATACGACCACAAAACAACTACCGATCATTGAGCTTAATAATGTTCCATACCAGCTGTTCACATCGATCCACTGtgattaatatttttttagagaaaaaaaatttacaaattaataatttttcacgTAATAGATTccttacattttttttatccaaaaatgtttttacTGTTGCAAATGATGTTAGCTGAATTGATCCACCAACAGATACACGTGTGATGGATGCAACCGAACCACGCCATAATCCTTTAATACCATTCTGTACGAAAATCGTACGAAAACCAGCtgtcattgatgaatgtttATGTTGATGACCGACAGCTATATGTGATTCGGATTGTGATTGTAAATGTGTTTTGATTAGATAAAATGGTGATCCAAGAAACGATCCAACAATACCAGAACCAACACCACAAATAATTGAACGATAGAATATAACATCACCATGTTCATTACGTGTAAGGCGAAGATTATCACAAACTTGATAAAGACCAAAACGGCAACCATTCATAATGAATTGATACCAGATGGCCGGTACAAGACCTTTTTGTAATGAAATAAAACTTTCATTACGTGCCATCTGATAGAAT includes:
- the LOC124500475 gene encoding uncharacterized protein LOC124500475 isoform X1 yields the protein MSSKSLSMLDSSEESSSQQQQQQRPKRLAAQRAKVYLNDNLDHWNEERALQKALEASLVDEAARISVQLQRQRQRNHDQYTDTEEEDNSSGDQDEDDCSNSSDYTTATGTTHSISSDTEMGPRQSQQSKSSQNNSISSASKKKNRINNSGCKSVKNQTQTTTNNNRMKSKKTNRSSNGNNSRTSSSTTTMNGKDSSNKICRQNGKSRTLKKPNEDDSITNNKKNAVSGNRKSNYGKHHTSHGGSSSIDSCIDSNNRRHQMVAAKSDDDDDEDDDNDDDENYINNNDNDDDVEIKMSINDNHHRNLGNEYHHEDDDAGDGDEEKSNIKYLDDVHIRRTVAAQRKFAINSIVYKLSNQKLSSSPPNEMNRMNENINKEQQLKKFELFPNKLINSNDFVTWMCHADVDDLFRCNHLIEFPRTYRYRDIYPQDYAMGKYHDINDSNDDDDDDDEEQTDSDEDEVDDSLSSNTDSDDEEDDDNDGKNDEEIDDDEDEVVFEESKTNKTTSLRNNRHCSTPNKSSKKTTTHCRMTRFGSRQNNNNNNNVSTINKANRLNRRAKPTAIVDYLSEDSSLYSNNNQEKEEENNDDDDDDDDDFNKPIILEPRITRSNKKKDPMELDNERMKKNTKSPKRSRKNTEEIRERALQYYTDLRYRMKDIEHKYQQLRYQRCDRNNNPNMMINPQPSSSTSSLSLNNNNNNKQTIKRLQCTSVSFSSTSSSSSSSSSSSSIDDSDDIDEQKPRISQHRQRRSSSTAEDNAAATMNSLRRIKTLRKAVMRKIKKDDNVKHKDGQHVQQQRKQTKRSFMIPIHHQSETLSSDIQQNTSFDIRTRASMRRTRQSKSQHRNRSKNNFLYQQYDGNHNEHSYSNHSSSSNINNNNPQSNAIDSWNSSAKKTIDNDSSKISASNNSIST
- the scra gene encoding anillin, actin binding protein; translation: MDNSLNFTVSDSFALNLLQKMEQNKKILAELSEEVNDDGKNKIDSEVMNIDEHDGPHSSTMMMKQTSVEQNDIDVDDNDEELLANYSTIEINKARKSINRLLNVYVPLDLNDDNDDVDAIPEDNKKRNDNRLRHRLDKLSAIYRDDDDVENVENDMVANRPKTIMREQQNFADEFQPPRRIELRDRLKIIADSYYPITSNKEDSPLKFQAKIASPKSQPAIEQPKFTAKNENLFKSKSLLYEQQDLKSIENQSKPPIIIEKRKTSVANLKQLFEKKMTENDHIKELEPELLPVREKKRLFEKAIREENEAKAKQYRKVGRLPGTWPLPPPPQPSLPEHENDYHQSPKRIKEHLQNEFGDDEHEKIIKKLEKNIENVEDEEEVSLIFDQSSEIVQEVCKTFKSIDEIHMNDDNEQEQVSAKQEIDDDNVVDVDEEEIMELTFTAIDHEENENFDDNFQEITADNDDSQDSNLIHRSSTRVHLSISDSDITEDRSSSTSSSVSLPPEKPQRLFLYEHEQNDDTSESGTEDNVEEITPQIRTISFYREQQRKLREEQQMAKMNKDKLSDATKQAIHFQQNIDVEHEDREQFSLDCQSKMIALKDEINEHDRVLSQANTALNLSLSMAELRNSDSRVEAERLLLVSNEKIDACRSEIHRLQLMIANADHYMQRTIEKNISTGTLYIDHIKLPLLNEFIQERAKGKLNSVFHFICLVCVGPSVFVSKLLDTAANLSKSYLEFDMGLAIDSLSEDFKVTVKVFALELSLKECGGHKYRFANSPFKTIRRRLMHSSSSASTSPVYKNSPIIQRNNQQQKAPASNFRLIGYVKLTLQNVKANANKFYRLDSDCFIPIIDSYLTMNVSIKVAHGNHFPGFYDIKEKEDSFWNVRYFRLHGEHLRYYRFGEEKNVDQPLGLINLKHCINPKVEFLKVEHRHLCRRSNSFVLVIVDPPAVSNAKKLITGGTITRIEPKLYYISSQSEPDCLKFCSLLNKILHSIRIWERDAVQPYSREEFDRLLSNIQ
- the LOC124500475 gene encoding uncharacterized protein LOC124500475 isoform X4; this encodes MGPRQSQQSKSSQNNSISSASKKKNRINNSGCKSVKNQTQTTTNNNRMKSKKTNRSSNGNNSRTSSSTTTMNGKDSSNKICRQNGKSRTLKKPNEDDSITNNKKNAVSGNRKSNYGKHHTSHGGSSSIDSCIDSNNRRHQMVAAKSDDDDDEDDDNDDDENYINNNDNDDDVEIKMSINDNHHRNLGNEYHHEDDDAGDGDEEKSNIKYLDDVHIRRTVAAQRKFAINSIVYKLSNQKLSSSPPNEMNRMNENINKEQQLKKFELFPNKLINSNDFVTWMCHADVDDLFRCNHLIEFPRTYRYRDIYPQDYAMGKYHDINDSNDDDDDDDEEQTDSDEDEVDDSLSSNTDSDDEEDDDNDGKNDEEIDDDEDEVVFEESKTNKTTSLRNNRHCSTPNKSSKKTTTHCRMTRFGSRQNNNNNNNVSTINKANRLNRRAKPTAIVDYLSEDSSLYSNNNQEKEEENNDDDDDDDDDFNKPIILEPRITRSNKKKDPMELDNERMKKNTKSPKRSRKNTEEIRERALQYYTDLRYRMKDIEHKYQQLRYQRCDRNNNPNMMINPQPSSSTSSLSLNNNNNNKQTIKRLQCTSVSFSSTSSSSSSSSSSSSIDDSDDIDEQKPRISQHRQRRSSSTAEDNAAATMNSLRRIKTLRKAVMRKIKKDDNVKHKDGQHVQQQRKQTKRSFMIPIHHQSETLSSDIQQNTSFDIRTRASMRRTRQSKSQHRNRSKNNFLYQQYDGNHNEHSYSNHSSSSNINNNNPQSNAIDSWNSSAKKTIDNDSSKISASNNSIST
- the LOC124500475 gene encoding uncharacterized protein LOC124500475 isoform X3, which gives rise to MSSKSLSMLDSSEESSSQQQQQQRPKRLAAQRAKVYLNDNLDHWNEERALQKALEASLVDEAARISVQLQRQRQRNHDQYTDTEEEDNSSGDQDEDDCSNSSDYTTATGTTHSISSDTEMGPRQSQQSKSSQNNSISSASKKKNRINNSGCKSVKNQTQTTTNNNRMKSKKTNRSSNGNNSRTSSSTTTMNGKDSSNKICRQNGKSRTLKKPNEDDSITNNKKNAVSGNRKSNYGKHHTSHGGSSSIDSCIDSNNRRHQMVAAKSDDDDDEDDDNDDDENYINNNDNDDDVEIKMSINDNHHRNLGNEYHHEDDDAGDGDEEKSNIKYLDDVHIRRTVAAQRKFAINSIVYKLSNQKLSSSPPNEMNRMNENINKEQQLKKFELFPNKLINSNDFVTWMCHADVDDLFRCNHLIEFPRTYRYRDIYPQDYAMGKYHDINDSNDDDDDDDEEQTDSDEDEVDDSLSSNTDSDDEEDDDNDGKNDEEIDDDEDEVVFEESKTNKTTSLRNNRHCSTPNKSSKKTTTHCRMTRFGSRQNNNNNNNVSTINKANRLNRRAKPTAIVDYLSEDSSLYSNNNQEKEEENNDDDDDDDDDFNKPIILEPRITRSNKKKDPMELDNERMKKNTKSPKRSRKNTEEIRERALQYYTDLRYRMKDIEHKYQQLRYQRCDRNNNPNMMINPQPSSSTSSLSLNNNNNNKQTIKRLQCTSVSFSSTSSSSSSSSSSSSIDDSDDIDEQKPRISQHRQRRSSSTAEDNAAATMNSLRRIKTLRKAVMRKIKKDDNVKHKDGQHVQQQRKQTKRSFMIPIHHQSETLSSDIQQNTSFDIRTRASMRRTRQSKSQHRNRSKNNFLYQQYDVHL
- the LOC124500475 gene encoding uncharacterized protein LOC124500475 isoform X2, yielding MSSKSLSMLDSSEESSSQQQQQQRPKRLAAQRAKVYLNDNLDHWNEERALQKALEASLVDEAARISVQLQRQRQRNHDQYTDTEEEDNSSGDQDEDDCSNSSDYTTATGTTHSISSDTEMGPRQSQQSKSSQNNSISSASKKKNRINNSGCKSVKNQTQTTTNNNRMKSKKTNRSSNGNNSRTSSSTTTMNGKDSSNKICRQNGKSRTLKKPNEDDSITNNKKNAVSGNRKSNYGKHHTSHGGSSSIDSCIDSNNRRHQMVAAKSDDDDDEDDDNDDDENYINNNDNDDDVEIKMSINDNHHRNLGNEYHHEDDDAGDGDEEKSNIKYLDDVHIRRTVAAQRKFAINSIVYKLSNQKLSSSPPNEMNRMNENINKEQQLKKFELFPNKLINSNDFVTWMCHADVDDLFRCNHLIEFPRTYRYRDIYPQDYAMGKYHDINDKDDDNDGKNDEEIDDDEDEVVFEESKTNKTTSLRNNRHCSTPNKSSKKTTTHCRMTRFGSRQNNNNNNNVSTINKANRLNRRAKPTAIVDYLSEDSSLYSNNNQEKEEENNDDDDDDDDDFNKPIILEPRITRSNKKKDPMELDNERMKKNTKSPKRSRKNTEEIRERALQYYTDLRYRMKDIEHKYQQLRYQRCDRNNNPNMMINPQPSSSTSSLSLNNNNNNKQTIKRLQCTSVSFSSTSSSSSSSSSSSSIDDSDDIDEQKPRISQHRQRRSSSTAEDNAAATMNSLRRIKTLRKAVMRKIKKDDNVKHKDGQHVQQQRKQTKRSFMIPIHHQSETLSSDIQQNTSFDIRTRASMRRTRQSKSQHRNRSKNNFLYQQYDGNHNEHSYSNHSSSSNINNNNPQSNAIDSWNSSAKKTIDNDSSKISASNNSIST
- the LOC124491305 gene encoding LOW QUALITY PROTEIN: uncharacterized protein LOC124491305 (The sequence of the model RefSeq protein was modified relative to this genomic sequence to represent the inferred CDS: inserted 2 bases in 1 codon) produces the protein MMDESSSKTMGIENLTAMNEMIKRIEGKETTFDRMKRLKVASSNRAFADSQCNGTNHHEPIETLLDKGTHQPERILAVTTMDELCLFICYLVRYTNGQLELVPNKIVHRHCPQMVIDFLESNLIFSNKSNSNLPANLFRGIEFKEFNDNRTKDSKAAQNDDYLEDDNFYMFDELSKCFNMNNLKDIIKPGPSSSRKQSETSGINFTKLDTGSDISTSQIHKLSIPDNISKSIGTSKSMIIDKPLEMIDINNGEDSXGQEEISLLERQELEFVNSIFDQETIEELEENMMDENDDDDDDDDESVSINEHSYNQEREPRTPGLNDINETLLLSYHRDSQEDDESLELSSISPDIMDELLKSNDNK
- the LOC124500475 gene encoding uncharacterized protein LOC124500475 isoform X5, with the translated sequence MGPRQSQQSKSSQNNSISSASKKKNRINNSGCKSVKNQTQTTTNNNRMKSKKTNRSSNGNNSRTSSSTTTMNGKDSSNKICRQNGKSRTLKKPNEDDSITNNKKNAVSGNRKSNYGKHHTSHGGSSSIDSCIDSNNRRHQMVAAKSDDDDDEDDDNDDDENYINNNDNDDDVEIKMSINDNHHRNLGNEYHHEDDDAGDGDEEKSNIKYLDDVHIRRTVAAQRKFAINSIVYKLSNQKLSSSPPNEMNRMNENINKEQQLKKFELFPNKLINSNDFVTWMCHADVDDLFRCNHLIEFPRTYRYRDIYPQDYAMGKYHDINDSNDDDDDDDEEQTDSDEDEVDDSLSSNTDSDDEEDDDNDGKNDEEIDDDEDEVVFEESKTNKTTSLRNNRHCSTPNKSSKKTTTHCRMTRFGSRQNNNNNNNVSTINKANRLNRRAKPTAIVDYLSEDSSLYSNNNQEKEEENNDDDDDDDDDFNKPIILEPRITRSNKKKDPMELDNERMKKNTKSPKRSRKNTEEIRERALQYYTDLRYRMKDIEHKYQQLRYQRCDRNNNPNMMINPQPSSSTSSLSLNNNNNNKQTIKRLQCTSVSFSSTSSSSSSSSSSSSIDDSDDIDEQKPRISQHRQRRSSSTAEDNAAATMNSLRRIKTLRKAVMRKIKKDDNVKHKDGQHVQQQRKQTKRSFMIPIHHQSETLSSDIQQNTSFDIRTRASMRRTRQSKSQHRNRSKNNFLYQQYDVHL